The genomic stretch TGGCTTAAAACAGGATATTGATATATAAGTCCGCAATTTAAACATTTATTATAGCTTACTAAATCTGTTTTTATATAAACTTCAGATTTAGTACTGCCGCAAAATTCACATTCTTTTCCTTCAGCCATATAACTCTCCGATTACTATATTCGGAAAAAAATGCTGCATTCTTTAAATTTAATATAGAAATATATTATTGCTGATTTTGAGATTTTTTATTATTAACAGTTAATATTATCTCTGTATTCATACTGACTACATCTTCAGCTGCAGGAATTTGCGAAACTACTATATCGTTTTCATAAAGAGAATCATTTATTTCTACTTTTGGAAGTATAGCAACATTTGTCATAGTACTTAAAACATCATTTGTAATAATACTGAGTGCTTCCTCATATTTAATACCAGTAACATCTGGCATTTTTACTAAAGCCTGTTCTGCAGCATTAATAACTAAATAAACAGTTCTTCCTCTTTTTACCTTAATTCCGCCTTTAGGCTCCTGACTTACAACTGTACCTAATGGATAATTATTAAAATAATGAGTTTGAATATTAAGATTCATACCCTCTTTCTCTAAAGTATTAAAGGCCTGAAATACTTCCTTTCCCTCAACATCTGGAAGTACAAAAGATTCGCCTCCTGATTTTACTATGACAAATACAACTATACATACAACCAATATCTGCAAAACAAAAAGTATTAAAGCAAAAAGTGTCAATCTTCCAAAAACAAGTAATGATTTAGAATCGCTTACTATACCATCCGGTAAAATAATATTTATAAATTTCTTTATATAAAAAATTATCTTATTTAAGATATTACCAAAATGTTTATTATCTTTTTTAACTTCTATTTTTTCTGATTTTTCAATTTTTATTTCCGCTTTTTCTTCAGTATTAGTTTTAACTTCAGATTTATTTTTTTTTCTGCTCATTTATAATTAACTCCAAGATTATTAAAGAAAATATTCGCCTATATTTAATTTATTTCCGCATAGAAATTCTTTTACTGTCTGTCTTTTTTTGCCTTCCCTTTGAAGTTCCTTTATTATATAAATACCATTAAGTGCCTGAATATAAATACCTTCATTATTAACATCAGCTATTTTTCCAAAATCACTTTGACAGTTTGTATTATATTTATATTCACTCTTAAAAACTCTTATTGATATATCTTTGTAAAAACAATATGCTGTAGGCCATCTTACAAAAGCTCTTGTCATATTATGAAGGCTAATAACATCTCTTGAGAAGTCAAGTTTACCATCTTCTTTTTTTATCTTACTGCAGTAAGTTGCTGAAGAATCATCTTGTTTTATCATATTAGATAAGTATCTGTCAGCATCTTTAAAAAACTCTTTTAATAGATAAACACCGCTTTCTTTTATTCTATCATATAAATCATTAAATTGCCAGTTATCTGCTATATCAACCTCATGCTGAAGTATGATATCACCTTCATCTAATTTAGCATCCATTTTTTGTAATGTAGTTCCGCTCTTTTTAAATCCGTAAAGAAGTGCATGCTCCACCGGACTTGCTCCTCTAAGTATAGGGAGAAGAGAACCATGAATATTAAGAGGCATTATTTTAGGAAGTGCCAATGTTCTTTTAGTTAAGATTTTGCCATATGCCACTACTATCAAAAAATCTGGAGCAATATCTGTCAAAATACCGTAAAACTCATCTTTATTAATACTTTCAGGCTGAAAAAGATTAAGATTATTTTCTAAAGCTGCCTCAGCAACAGGAGAGTTTATTATATTACCCTTTCTGTCTTTCTTTGTATCAATTGGTGCTATTACTCCGCTCAAATTGACATTATCTGTTTTCATTAATTGTAAGATACAATCTCTTGTAAAATCGGTTGAACCTGCTACTATAACATTATACATCATCAGATGATTATATATTTTTATTGTGAAAAGTCAAATAAATTAAAAAATAAATTTATATTTATTGCTCAATAATATTGATACCTTTAACATCTGAAAGAAATTGGCTAAACAAAGAAAATGCTATCGGATCTATTTTTATTTTTTCATCTATAAACATAGCTCTCATAAACATAACAACTTCTTCAGGATTTTTGTTTCTGCTTCCATTCATAAATGTTAAACTATCATATATATCAGCTATCTCAAGCATTTTAGCTGGAAAATATGCTAAAGCATCAGCATTAACAATATCTTCTGTTTCAAAAGTCATTAAAAAATCTATTTTATGCTTAGGATCATTCGCTTTTTTATCAATAAAATTTTTCATTATTCCGCTGCCGTAACCATAGCATTCATGATGAAGACCGGCAATTAAAGCTGCCTCATCTTTTTGATTTAATACGTATTTAAGAAAATAATATGCTTTTAATGTATGAAAATCCTTAAAATCTCCATCTTTAATGAACTCATCTGTAGGTATAAAATCCATAATATTAAGCATAGCAACATCATGATAAAATGCTCCTACAGCATAATTAACTATCTCTGAAGCTGTAAATTTTCTTATTCCAAGTTTATATAATTTCTCTAGTTTTTCTATTCCTTTAGAAATATTGAATTTATTTAAAACCACTCTATAATATTCTAAATATTTATCCTGATAATCCTGTCTTAATTTATTACTAAGTCCCTTATTAAAAGTATTATTATAATAATATAAAAACTCTACCATAAGTATAAATACTCGGTTACTATGACTGAGTATATTGGAATCATTAAGTAAATCTAAATTATCAAAAATATCTCTAAAAACATATTCTTTTTCCAAATAACTTACTATAGAGTTCATGATACTGGAAATCATAACTTCAGTTTCGGTATTAATAATATTATTAGAATTTTGTTTAGACGTTTTTATGTATTTAATATATCTTATAAAGTCAAGCCTTGCAATAATACCCAATCCTGTTAATATACGTTCTATAGAAATAGCTATTTCATTACTTACCTTTTGTGCTTTAGATTCTAGTTTTAATTCATCTGCATAAGGCTTTAGCAAATAGATTCTATTATTTGGTTTTTCTTTTACTATCTTTTCTAAAAATATGGAATTAGCCGATTTTAATTTTTCATTTGAAGGCATACAATTTTTATATATATGATAAAAATAATCATATTCACTATATTCACTTTCATCAGATCCTTCTACTACTGTCTTTTTATTGGTTTGAGGATTATTCAAATTAAAAAACTTACTTGAAAATGATGATATATAATATTTTACATTTCTAAGCAAAATATTATTTTTTTCACTAATAAGAATATCTACACAAGAACCCGGTACTATAATACTTATACCATTAGAGTTTACACAAGTTATTTCTATATTCTCATGAATTATTATTTCTTTAAGCTCTAATATTTTATCAAAATTAATTTCATAGTATTTATTCATCGCTTTAAACATAAATACACCTCAAAATTATTATAAATTAATTATTTTCCATTTCCTGTAAAATTTCCTCTATATGCTTAAGCTGTCTGTCGGCTGTTTTATTATAATCTATCTCCCCAAGTGCTATTTTGTAGGCCTTATCTATCAAATTATCCATTTCAAGTTTAGCCTTATTTTTCATTACTTTATCGGCTAGTTCTTTTGTTAAAGCCCATCTCTCTTTAGCTAAATTATAGAAAAATACTGCATATTCAAAACTTTTCTTTATATCCTCATCAAACTGGGAATTATAAAAATAATAATTTTCTTTATCATAAAGCCCTGCAAGATAAATATAATTCTGAGTTATAAGATAATTAAACTGCATATGCATAAGATCTTTATATCTAGTGTAAGCCTCTTCTGTTTCTATAATAGTTAAAGCTCTATTAACAAAATCAAAAGGGGCATTTAAAGCTCTTTCAAGATAATCTACATTTCTGAGCAAATCATATTCGCCGTAATAGGAAGGCAAGGAATAAAGTCTGTAATAATCTTCTGCATAAACTATATAACCGTAGTCTTTTTTCTCTACTATAGTAGACTCTTTCATATTAATCTTAGGATATAGATTTACGCTAAAAATTATAATTAATAATAATACTATCTTCTTCATATGCATACTTACAAATAAAAATATTACTATTATTAACGGTATAATTTATATAATACTTTATCAATTATTATATTTATAAAGATGAATTCTGTTTTTCTTCAGCTTCTCTCAATATCTCAAATATAGCACTGTTATTATTATCTCTTGCTATATCTATAGGGTATTTTCCAATGTTATTTCTAACCATAACATCTGCACCTGATAATACTAGCTCGCTTACTATATCAACACTTCCAGAATTAACAGCTTTATGCAAAGGAGTATCGCCATTTTGATTTTGTATATTAAGATTAGGCTTTTTTTCTAATAGCATTCTAACAATAGGAAGATTAGAATACTCTGAAGCTATATGCAAAGCAGTATCTCCGTATTTATCAACTGCATTTAAATCTGCTTTCTGAGTTAATAATATTCTAGTAATGTTTTCTGCTCCGCTTTTTGCTGCTATCATCAAAGGAGTATAGCTTGATATTCCAGCATAATTTATATCAGCACCAGCCTCAACTAATACCTGAAGCAAATCAACATTATCATTATTTATGGCATATTCAATTAGGCTTTCACCATCTTTTGTTACTATAGATAGATCAGCTTTATTTACTATTAATAATTTTGTAAGCTCAACATCATTATTCATAACAGCAATAGTTAAAGGACTAAGCCCATTACTATCTTCTATATTAATATTTGCTTTATTTTCTATTAGAAGTTTTATCATATCATTTCTGCTTGATTCTATAGGACTATTCATAGCATATATAAGAGGAGTTTTCTCTTCATAGCTTTCAGCATTAACATTAGCTTTATTTTCTATTAATACTTTAGCAAGTTCAATATCTCCATTATTTGCCGCATACATTAGAGAACTCCAGCCATCATTGTCTGAAGAGTTTACATCAGCACCATTTGTAAGAAGCACTTTAACTGTATCTATATATGAATTACCGCTTGCTATTATTAATGCATTTTTTCCATTAACAAGTCTGTTTAATACGCCTTTATTTATATTTGTAATTATTTTCTCCATTATTTTAGCACTGTCTGCTGATTTCTGCTGAACCAATACGAAATCTACCGGAGATGAACTAGTATTGTTAAATTTGGATCCTGCTGCTGCCATTATTATATTTCCGTATACACTGCTTTCCCCAGCATCCTCTATTTTAGCCCCTTTTGATAAAAAGTAATCAACTAAGGCTGGATTAAGAGATAAAACAGCATTATAAAGTACAGTGGTTCCATCAGCACTTTTATAATTAATATCTGCCCCATTATCTATTAAATAACGTACTATACTTTCATCACTATTTTCTATAGCATAACCTAAAAGAGAAGGCTCTCTTTTTAAATCAAATGAATTATCTAATAGAAGTTTTATCATAGTTTTATTAGTTTGAGAAACAGCATAATACATAGGATAATGATCTAAATACTTGCCCGCATAAGAACCGTATACATTAGCCTTCCCCTCTTTTATAAGAAGTTCAGCTATTTTTGTGTTATTATTACTTATAGCAAGTACTAAAGGGCTAATTCCTAGATTATTAGCTATTTCAGCATCAGCTTTATTTTCTATCAAGAATTTTACAGCTTTTATATTATTATTTTGTACAGCATAAAATAACGGAGTTTGATTATTATTGCCTGTTTCATTAACATCAGCACCGTAATTATTAACCATTTCTTTTACAACTCTGTCGCCATATTTTTTATTATATATCTCTTCGCTGTATATTTCATAGCTTCTAACCATTTTCTCCATATCAGACTTGCCCTTTATAAATAAGAACAAACCTACAATGATACCAGCCCCTACAAGAAGTACAAAAACGATTGCCACTGCTACAACAGCTACTTTAAATATATATTTTTTATTTTCTTCTGCTTCTTTAGATTTATTTACTCTTTCTATAGAATTATTATTATTTACATTATTTGATTCACTATTATTTAAATTGACATTATTATTTGAATCATTATTATTAAAATTTTCCATAAACTAACCTCCATATTTTAATACTAAATTTTGAGAAATATAATAACATATTTTTAATAAATTAAAAGGCTTAAATTAAAAAATTATATACAACCCTATTGTAATATAAAACTTCTAGTTTCTATATAAGGAGTTTCATCAGCAATATACGATTCTATCACAGCTATATAATTGCCATTAGGTAGAGATGATAATTCTTCTTTTGGTATAGTAAGTTTAAATACATCGTCCTGTAAAACCGCTTTATACTCTCTTTCGCCTCCATTTTGTAACTGAAGAAGAACTTTCACAGTAGTATTAGGGTCTGGAAGCTCCAAAGAATTATCTGGATAATTGTATGAAGAAACATAAATATCAATATTAATATCGTTATTTTTACTTGCTATAGCAGGCATTTCAATATCTTCTATTCGGCTCATTTTAGTTGATAATCTTTCAATCCAATATTCAGCAGTATAACTATAATCTTTAAAAGCGGTTAACTCTATATAATTAGCCTTTGAATCTATTTTCGATATAAAGAAAGGTCCGTTTGATATATATGCATGTCCGTATTTATCTATAAAGTCAATAGCAGCCTGATATCTTTTCACAGCTTCTTCTTTTGTTATAAAATCTTCTATACCAGCAGGTATATATTCACTGTCTCTCATCTCAATTAACTTTTCTTTTATATCCGATACACATGTAGGATTTTTTACATCTATAGAAGTTAAAGACTGATCCTGCGATATTGTATAAACATTTCCAGATTTAGAGCCTTCAAGTACAATTTTCATTATAGCTTCATTTATCTCAAAAGGAATAACAGTATTTCTGTTTGGGTTTCCTATTTTAGGACTAACTGCCGCAACAGCAATTTGTCTGTCCATATCCATAGGCCAATAATAATTTCCATAAAGAGTAAAACTTCCGTCTTCATTTATAATACTTCCAACAGCTCCGTCCATAGCAGAAAGATATCTTCCAGCCATAGCAGAATCATAATATTTATCGTTTTCATTAGTTTTTGTTATAACATTAGCTATAAATACGCTTCCATACATCAAATCAACTAAAGAAGATTCTATACCATGATGCCATTTAAAATTTCTAGGATAAAAATCGCATTTCACATACGCGGTAAGATTATCAGATTTTTGATAAACTAACTCACCATTTTCATTAATCTTTACAGTAAGCCCCTCTTCCCATTTCTGAGTATAAGGGTTGTACATCTTAGCATTTTGAGGCACCTTTATAGTGCCAATAGGTATACCGTTATTCCCAGCCCTCACTCCTATCTCTAAACTATTAGTGTCAGCCTCTCCAAGTATAAACTCTGTTTTAGCAGTAGAAGGCGATTCAAAAGTAGCCCCTGCATCCGAGCAAGGACCTATCATTATAGCAGAATAAGCATCAGAAAATCCTCCAACACCTACAGGATCCCAAGGACTTATAAATAATGATCCCTGAGCTGAATGCTGAAGAACTCTTAATACTTTTTCTCCATTACGATTTGGCTTTATATCGGCACTTCTTATAGACCAATCATTAACACCGTCTCCTACTCCGTAAAGCATTCTTCTGTTGAATCTTTCTTTATTAGCTACAAAAAACTGAGTCTGAGAGTTTAAATATATTCTTACAGCATCTTCAAGTCCTATTTCCTGCAAACGCATATTACCATTCCAATACTCATCAGCAGTTAAAAACCAGCCGTTTGAATTTTTATCGCTTATCCTTGAAGCCTCTTTATTATCATAATTCCAAAACTCAGAAATATTTCCTCCCGGCATATAGTTGCCTTCTCTTACATACATCTGTCTCAATGTAACGTCCCACCAAGCTCTTGTTGCACCTGCTCCCCAAGCCTCAGTTATAATATTCCATTCATAATCTTTTGGGTCTGAACCGTATACAACCTGTGTAGATTTATTTCTATCATACAATAACTTTTCTACTTTTATGCCTGTTTTTTCTATCAAATCGGATATAGCATTGCCTGCAGGAAGCCTTCCTGTAGGATCATCAACTCTTATAACAAATTTAATAGTTACTGTTTCTCCATTATATTTCCACCAGCCATTTTCTTTTTTTAACTTTCCTCTATTTTCTGGTAAATTGGCTGCTTTTTCCATAGCTTTATTTATATCATTAATAGCTTTATCTTCATTACCATTTGCTGTCATACCCATTTTTGAAGGAATAAGATTATATCTGTAAGTACCAGGCTGTCCCGGTGTA from Brachyspira murdochii DSM 12563 encodes the following:
- a CDS encoding PASTA domain-containing protein produces the protein MSRKKNKSEVKTNTEEKAEIKIEKSEKIEVKKDNKHFGNILNKIIFYIKKFINIILPDGIVSDSKSLLVFGRLTLFALILFVLQILVVCIVVFVIVKSGGESFVLPDVEGKEVFQAFNTLEKEGMNLNIQTHYFNNYPLGTVVSQEPKGGIKVKRGRTVYLVINAAEQALVKMPDVTGIKYEEALSIITNDVLSTMTNVAILPKVEINDSLYENDIVVSQIPAAEDVVSMNTEIILTVNNKKSQNQQ
- the fmt gene encoding methionyl-tRNA formyltransferase; the encoded protein is MYNVIVAGSTDFTRDCILQLMKTDNVNLSGVIAPIDTKKDRKGNIINSPVAEAALENNLNLFQPESINKDEFYGILTDIAPDFLIVVAYGKILTKRTLALPKIMPLNIHGSLLPILRGASPVEHALLYGFKKSGTTLQKMDAKLDEGDIILQHEVDIADNWQFNDLYDRIKESGVYLLKEFFKDADRYLSNMIKQDDSSATYCSKIKKEDGKLDFSRDVISLHNMTRAFVRWPTAYCFYKDISIRVFKSEYKYNTNCQSDFGKIADVNNEGIYIQALNGIYIIKELQREGKKRQTVKEFLCGNKLNIGEYFL
- a CDS encoding HD-GYP domain-containing protein; the encoded protein is MFKAMNKYYEINFDKILELKEIIIHENIEITCVNSNGISIIVPGSCVDILISEKNNILLRNVKYYISSFSSKFFNLNNPQTNKKTVVEGSDESEYSEYDYFYHIYKNCMPSNEKLKSANSIFLEKIVKEKPNNRIYLLKPYADELKLESKAQKVSNEIAISIERILTGLGIIARLDFIRYIKYIKTSKQNSNNIINTETEVMISSIMNSIVSYLEKEYVFRDIFDNLDLLNDSNILSHSNRVFILMVEFLYYYNNTFNKGLSNKLRQDYQDKYLEYYRVVLNKFNISKGIEKLEKLYKLGIRKFTASEIVNYAVGAFYHDVAMLNIMDFIPTDEFIKDGDFKDFHTLKAYYFLKYVLNQKDEAALIAGLHHECYGYGSGIMKNFIDKKANDPKHKIDFLMTFETEDIVNADALAYFPAKMLEIADIYDSLTFMNGSRNKNPEEVVMFMRAMFIDEKIKIDPIAFSLFSQFLSDVKGINIIEQ
- a CDS encoding ankyrin repeat domain-containing protein; this translates as MENFNNNDSNNNVNLNNSESNNVNNNNSIERVNKSKEAEENKKYIFKVAVVAVAIVFVLLVGAGIIVGLFLFIKGKSDMEKMVRSYEIYSEEIYNKKYGDRVVKEMVNNYGADVNETGNNNQTPLFYAVQNNNIKAVKFLIENKADAEIANNLGISPLVLAISNNNTKIAELLIKEGKANVYGSYAGKYLDHYPMYYAVSQTNKTMIKLLLDNSFDLKREPSLLGYAIENSDESIVRYLIDNGADINYKSADGTTVLYNAVLSLNPALVDYFLSKGAKIEDAGESSVYGNIIMAAAGSKFNNTSSSPVDFVLVQQKSADSAKIMEKIITNINKGVLNRLVNGKNALIIASGNSYIDTVKVLLTNGADVNSSDNDGWSSLMYAANNGDIELAKVLIENKANVNAESYEEKTPLIYAMNSPIESSRNDMIKLLIENKANINIEDSNGLSPLTIAVMNNDVELTKLLIVNKADLSIVTKDGESLIEYAINNDNVDLLQVLVEAGADINYAGISSYTPLMIAAKSGAENITRILLTQKADLNAVDKYGDTALHIASEYSNLPIVRMLLEKKPNLNIQNQNGDTPLHKAVNSGSVDIVSELVLSGADVMVRNNIGKYPIDIARDNNNSAIFEILREAEEKQNSSL
- a CDS encoding ABC transporter substrate-binding protein, translating into MKLNNKIFYKLSILILSIIILSCSNTKEEIEQKDIDRGGALIDKIIYEVRTDMTIAIKDVADGRADLMASGIDGAAYLSLGESDLEKLDTYAVPSGSWSLLFNPVPNKAPYTVTTRDGKTYFNPLAIKEVRFAMNFLIDRKKLVDEILRGAGEPSFTQATPGQPGTYRYNLIPSKMGMTANGNEDKAINDINKAMEKAANLPENRGKLKKENGWWKYNGETVTIKFVIRVDDPTGRLPAGNAISDLIEKTGIKVEKLLYDRNKSTQVVYGSDPKDYEWNIITEAWGAGATRAWWDVTLRQMYVREGNYMPGGNISEFWNYDNKEASRISDKNSNGWFLTADEYWNGNMRLQEIGLEDAVRIYLNSQTQFFVANKERFNRRMLYGVGDGVNDWSIRSADIKPNRNGEKVLRVLQHSAQGSLFISPWDPVGVGGFSDAYSAIMIGPCSDAGATFESPSTAKTEFILGEADTNSLEIGVRAGNNGIPIGTIKVPQNAKMYNPYTQKWEEGLTVKINENGELVYQKSDNLTAYVKCDFYPRNFKWHHGIESSLVDLMYGSVFIANVITKTNENDKYYDSAMAGRYLSAMDGAVGSIINEDGSFTLYGNYYWPMDMDRQIAVAAVSPKIGNPNRNTVIPFEINEAIMKIVLEGSKSGNVYTISQDQSLTSIDVKNPTCVSDIKEKLIEMRDSEYIPAGIEDFITKEEAVKRYQAAIDFIDKYGHAYISNGPFFISKIDSKANYIELTAFKDYSYTAEYWIERLSTKMSRIEDIEMPAIASKNNDINIDIYVSSYNYPDNSLELPDPNTTVKVLLQLQNGGEREYKAVLQDDVFKLTIPKEELSSLPNGNYIAVIESYIADETPYIETRSFILQ